TAAATTACGCCTTGAAGGTAAGGACTATGAAGTTCAAGACGGCGACATTATTGAATTTAGATTTAACGTTTAGGACAAAATAATGGCAGAAGAGAAAAAAGAAGAACAAGCAAAAATCGATACTAATAAGCAGGAAAAGTTAAAAGACAAGATTGAAAGTCAGAATAAGGATGATCAAGTTAAGCAGCTTGAGCCGGCAGAATTGCGTAAAGAATTGAGCAATAAGAACTCTGACTATGTTTTTCGTTTGCAAAAAGAATTGGAATTACAGGGCAAGCTCAGTCAAGCTGAAGCAGTCAGCAAGGTCGATGAGATATTGCCGCAATTAGTTGTGGCACAACATCACGGTCAACCCGCTAGCACCTACTACAATATGGCACCTAAACTAAAGGCTGCTGATATGTTAAAGCCCAAAGTACGCACGCCAGCAGATATTCCGTTCTGGCAATATGCTGTTGATAGTGCCTTACTGTACATCGCAATTTTCGTTGGGTTGTTTGGCGTAATTGCCTTGTTCCAAACTAACCAAAAGGCAAGTGCGCAAAGCTCACAAATGGGAATTTTGACTCTCTTAGTTGTTGGGGCAATGATGGGAGTCTTTATGACTAAGTATAATGAATGGGTTATTCCTGCTCAGACAGGGAACAAAAAGATTCCGTGGACTAAGTTAATCTTGGGCATGATTGCCATGTTAGCAATTTTATTTGTACTCATTTGGGTATTGTCAATTCCAGCTTTACGGATTATCAATCCAGTCTTATCAGGATTTGCAAACATTATTGTGGCAGCAGTTGCTTATGGTTTACGTTGGCTCTTTAGACGGCATTACCAGATTATTGGTTCAGTCTTTACACCGACCGCAAAAAGCAAATAGTGTGCTTTTCATCTATAAAAGTATTATACTAAACTATCAAATGCTAAAAAGGATAAACAGGCTCAAGTTGTCTGTTTATCCTTTTTTGAAGCTTTTTGCAGGTATGAAAATATAATTGTTTAACATAAAAGAAAGAGGTATTTAATGATTAACACACTGCGTAAATCAATTCGGCAGTATAAGAAGCAGTCTTTACTGTCGCCTTTATTTGTCACGGGTGAAGTTATCATTGAAATGTTAATCCCGTATCTAGTCGGTATTTTAATCGACAACGGAATTATGAAGGGGAACATGGCCTACATTACTAAATGGGGCACAATTCTTCTGATTTTGACGATTGTTTCACTGGTTTTAGGGGCTAGTGCTAGTTACGTGTCAGCTCACGCCGCTGCCGGCTTTGCCGCTAATTTGCGTAAAGACATGTTTTATCATGTTCAAGATTATTCATTTGAAAATATTGATAAGTTTTCAAGTGCTAGTCTGGTAACGCGGATGACGACGGACGTTAACAACATTCAAATGGCCTACCAAATGATCATCAGAATTGCGGTTAGAGCACCAATGATGCTGATTGTGTCAGTCATTATGTCAGTTATCATCAGCCCGCGTTTGTCGTTAATCTTTGTTGTGTTGGCACCGATTTTCATTCTGCTATTGGCAGTTGTGATTAAGAGTGCTTACCCATACTTTCCACGGATCTTTAGAGGTTATGACCGGATGAACCAAGTAGTTCGGGAGAACATTCGCGGTATTCGAGAAGTAAAGACTTACGTCCAAGAAAAGCCACAAACGGCTGAATTTAAGAAGTCATCTGGTTTTATTTACAAATTATTCTCAACAGCACAAAAGATTATGTCTTTGAACTCATTAATCGTAATGGCTGTTTTGAATATCTCTAACCTAGCTATCTGCTGGTTTGGTGCTAAAGAAATTGTCGGTGGCAGTTTGCAAACCGGTCAATTAATTTCTATGTTTTCATACTCTAACTCTGTTTTAAACAGTCTGAACATTTTGGCAATGATCTTTACGCAGTTAGTTATTTCTGGTGCTAGTGGCCGCAGAATTGCTGATGTAATTAATGAAAAGCCATCAATTGAAAATCCACATAAGCCATTGACTAACTTCAATAATGGTGAAGTGATTTTTGATCATGTAAACTTTAAGTATGACAATGATGATAAGGCCTTGGCTTTAAACGACATTAACTTGCACATTAGGCCGGGTGAAACAATCGGAATGATTGGTAAGACGGGATCATCGAAGTCAACATTGGTATCAATGATTCCGCGGCTTTACGATACCGATTCTGGTGCCGTACGGGTGTCAGGACACAACGTTAAGTCATATGATTTGAAGACCTTGCGCGACAACGTTGCCATGGTTTTACAAAATAATGTCTTATTCTCCGGTACCATTAAGGATAACTTGAAGTGGGGTAACGAGAATGCCACTGATGAAGAAGTAATTGCAGCAGCTAAAGTAGCTCATGCAGACGACTTCATCCAAGAAATGCCTGATAAGTACGACACAATGGTTGAACAAGGCGGGACTAACGTATCTGGTGGGCAGAAGCAAAGAATTACTATTGCTCGGGCCTTGTTGAAGAAGCCAAAGATCTTAATCTTAGATGACTCTACTTCGGCGGTTGATACCCAGACTGAACGTGAAATTCGGGAAGCCCTGGCTAAGAATATGCCAGAAACAACCAAGATTATCATTTCGCAACGGATTGTTTCTATTAAGGATGCAGACCGAATTGTTGTAATGAATGAAGGTAAAATTCAAGATATTGGAACCCACGATGAACTGATGAAGAACAATGAACTTTACAGTTCAATCGCTAAGTTCCAAGAAGAGCAAAAGAAGTAGGTGAGCAATTTGGATAACGCAATAGAAAATAAAAATGCAAGTAAGGGCGGTAAGCGTTCCACTACTTTGTGGCGGTTACTTAAATTAGTCGCAACTACTAGTCCATGGATGCTCATCACATCAATGATTGCGATTGTCTTAGCGGCTGGTGCCAATGTTTTAGGGTCACTATTTATTGAGCGACTAATTAATGATTACATCATGCCGTTATTGAAGCAGGCACAACCTAACTTTATGCCATTACTCCATGCAATTGAGGTTATGTTTGGCATTTATGCAATTGGTTTTATTTCTAACTACCTGTTTGCTGTTTTGATGGCTGTTTTGGCACAAAAGACGCAGTACAGAGTTAGAAATGAAATGTTTAGTCACATGGAACAATTGCCGATTTCATACTTTGATGAAAATGACTACGGTGACATCATGAGTCGGTATACTAACGATATCGATACGCTGATGCAGATGATTTCGCAGTCAATTCCACAGTTTATGAACTCAACATTGAACTTAGTCTTTGTTTTGGCTGCAATGTTCAGCTTGAGTTGGCAATTAACCATTTTCACGTTGATTATTTTCGCCCTGTCAATCGGGATTGTTAAGTTTTTGACTACGCGCTCAGCTCACTTCTTCAAGCTTCAGCAAAAAGAATTGGGTCAAGTCAACGGTTATAATGAAGAAATGTTAAGCGGCTTGAAAGTGATTAAGGTCTTCAGTCATGAACCAGAAGTTGAAGCAGATTTTGACAAATATAATGAAAGTTTGCGGGATGCTTCTGGTAAGGCCAACACTTACGCCACAGTTTTGTTCCCAATTATGGGTAACGTTGGTAACCTGCTGTATGTTATTATTGCCGTTCTTGGTGGTGCGGTTGCCATTAACAAGATTGCGCCATTATCACTTGGTGTAATCGGCGCCTTCCTGCAATTATCAAAGCAATTTGCAATGCCAATTGCGCAGATTTCGCAACAGTTGAACTCAATCGTTATGGCCTTAGCAGGTGCTGAACGGATTTTCCAATTAGAAGACCAACCAGTTGAAATTGATAATGGTGACGTTACGATTTCTAAAGATGAGGACGTTAAGGGCAGTTGGTACTGGAATGTACCGCAAAAAGACGGTTCAGTTAAGAAAATTAGAGTTAAGGGCCACATTGTTTTTGACAATGTTAACTTTAGTTATTCACCAGATAAGCAGATTTTGTACAATATTTCAATTGATGCTAAGCCGGGAATGAAGGTTGCCTTGGTTGGTGAAACTGGTGCTGGTAAGACTACGATTTCCAACATGATTAACCGGTTCTACGAAATTGCGTCGGGAACAATTACTTATGACGGGATTCCGATTACGCGGATTAAGAAGGACGACTTGCGGCAGTCACTGTCTATCGTTCTGCAGGATACGCACATGTTTACGGGTACTATTATGGATAATATTCGTTTTGGTAATCCAGAAGCTAGTGATGATGAAGTTTACCAAGCAGCTCGCTTATCGCACGCTGACGAGTTTATTCATCATTTGGATGACGGCTACAAGACAATTATTGACGGTAACGGTGGGGACTTGTCTCAAGGACAAATGCAACTGCTCAGTATTGCGCGAGCAATGATTGCTGACGAACCCGTAATGATTTTGGATGAAGCAACATCGAGTATTGATACGCAAACTGAAAAATTGGTTCAGGCTGGGATGGATAACCTTCTTGCTGGC
The sequence above is a segment of the Lactobacillus sp. ESL0677 genome. Coding sequences within it:
- a CDS encoding DUF1129 family protein, with the translated sequence MAEEKKEEQAKIDTNKQEKLKDKIESQNKDDQVKQLEPAELRKELSNKNSDYVFRLQKELELQGKLSQAEAVSKVDEILPQLVVAQHHGQPASTYYNMAPKLKAADMLKPKVRTPADIPFWQYAVDSALLYIAIFVGLFGVIALFQTNQKASAQSSQMGILTLLVVGAMMGVFMTKYNEWVIPAQTGNKKIPWTKLILGMIAMLAILFVLIWVLSIPALRIINPVLSGFANIIVAAVAYGLRWLFRRHYQIIGSVFTPTAKSK
- a CDS encoding ABC transporter ATP-binding protein produces the protein MINTLRKSIRQYKKQSLLSPLFVTGEVIIEMLIPYLVGILIDNGIMKGNMAYITKWGTILLILTIVSLVLGASASYVSAHAAAGFAANLRKDMFYHVQDYSFENIDKFSSASLVTRMTTDVNNIQMAYQMIIRIAVRAPMMLIVSVIMSVIISPRLSLIFVVLAPIFILLLAVVIKSAYPYFPRIFRGYDRMNQVVRENIRGIREVKTYVQEKPQTAEFKKSSGFIYKLFSTAQKIMSLNSLIVMAVLNISNLAICWFGAKEIVGGSLQTGQLISMFSYSNSVLNSLNILAMIFTQLVISGASGRRIADVINEKPSIENPHKPLTNFNNGEVIFDHVNFKYDNDDKALALNDINLHIRPGETIGMIGKTGSSKSTLVSMIPRLYDTDSGAVRVSGHNVKSYDLKTLRDNVAMVLQNNVLFSGTIKDNLKWGNENATDEEVIAAAKVAHADDFIQEMPDKYDTMVEQGGTNVSGGQKQRITIARALLKKPKILILDDSTSAVDTQTEREIREALAKNMPETTKIIISQRIVSIKDADRIVVMNEGKIQDIGTHDELMKNNELYSSIAKFQEEQKK
- a CDS encoding ABC transporter ATP-binding protein; this translates as MDNAIENKNASKGGKRSTTLWRLLKLVATTSPWMLITSMIAIVLAAGANVLGSLFIERLINDYIMPLLKQAQPNFMPLLHAIEVMFGIYAIGFISNYLFAVLMAVLAQKTQYRVRNEMFSHMEQLPISYFDENDYGDIMSRYTNDIDTLMQMISQSIPQFMNSTLNLVFVLAAMFSLSWQLTIFTLIIFALSIGIVKFLTTRSAHFFKLQQKELGQVNGYNEEMLSGLKVIKVFSHEPEVEADFDKYNESLRDASGKANTYATVLFPIMGNVGNLLYVIIAVLGGAVAINKIAPLSLGVIGAFLQLSKQFAMPIAQISQQLNSIVMALAGAERIFQLEDQPVEIDNGDVTISKDEDVKGSWYWNVPQKDGSVKKIRVKGHIVFDNVNFSYSPDKQILYNISIDAKPGMKVALVGETGAGKTTISNMINRFYEIASGTITYDGIPITRIKKDDLRQSLSIVLQDTHMFTGTIMDNIRFGNPEASDDEVYQAARLSHADEFIHHLDDGYKTIIDGNGGDLSQGQMQLLSIARAMIADEPVMILDEATSSIDTQTEKLVQAGMDNLLAGRTSFVIAHRLSTIVNSDLILVLDHGHIIEAGNHDKLIKEKGYYYELYTGKKEIE